One window from the genome of Zerene cesonia ecotype Mississippi chromosome 1, Zerene_cesonia_1.1, whole genome shotgun sequence encodes:
- the LOC119828218 gene encoding dnaJ homolog subfamily C member 7 produces MAESEVVDLDLTIDDLVPKSPEKLAEEKKENGNHLYKFKNYKGALAMYEEAIKLCPDNAAYYGNRSACYMMLGMYKKALEDAQKAVALDPTFTKGYIRMAKCCIALGDLSGGEQAVNCATELGGADCASNEKLALDSLRRLHEDAQRALEAGDFRRVVFCMDRCLEYSPSSSRAKIIKAECLAMLGRCQEAQEIANDSLRFDSLDTEAIYVRGLCLYFEDKDEQAFKHFQQVLRLAPDHKKAMEIYKKAKLLKQKKEEGNEAFKMGRWQQALTLYNEALTIDKNNRKVNAKLYFNKATVCAKLNQIKDAADACTAALDLDSNYIKALLRRAKCYTELGEYEEAVKDYEKLYKIDKSKENKQLLHEAKIALKKSKRKDYYKILGVEKTASEDDIKKAYRKRALVHHPDRHAGATDTERREQEKRFKEVGEAYGVLSDPKKRARYDHGQDFDDDGSGVGDIDPNVVFQTFFRGGQPFDFHSGSGFTGSGFSFQFG; encoded by the exons ATGGCAGAATCAGAAGTTGTAGACTTGGATCTCACAATCGATGACTTAGTACCAAAAAGCCCAGAAAA ATTGGCTgaagaaaaaaaggaaaacggaaaccatttatataaatttaaaaattataaaggagCTTTGGCTATGTATGAAGAGGCTATCAAACTTTGCCCAGACAATGCTGCATACTATGGCAACAGATCTGCCTGCTACATGATGCTGGGAATGTATAAAAAAGCTTTGGAAGATGCTCAAAAGGCTGTTGCACTTGATCCAACATTTACCAAAGGCTACATCAGGATGGCTAAATGTTGCATTGCTCTAG gTGATTTATCTGGTGGAGAACAAGCAGTAAATTGTGCAACCGAACTTGGGGGTGCAGATTGTGCTTCAAATGAAAAACTGGCTCTTGATTCTTTGAGGCGATTACATGAAGATGCTCAACGTGCTTTAGAAGCTGGTGACTTCCGACGTGTTGTCTTTTGTATGGATCGCTGTCTTGAATACAGTCCATCAAGTTCGAG ggcaaaaataataaaagcagaATGTCTAGCAATGCTAGGACGATGTCAGGAAGCTCAAGAGATTGCCAATGACTCCTTAAGATTTGATAGCCTTGATACAGAAGCAATATATGTAAGAGGACTGTGCCTTTATTTTGag gATAAAGATGAACAAGCCTTCAAACATTTTCAACAAGTACTAAGACTGGCACCAGATCACAAGAAAGCCATGGAAATTTACAAGAAAGCTAAACTACTAAAGCAGAAAAAGGAGGAAG GCAATGAAGCATTCAAGATGGGACGATGGCAACAAGCTTTAACTCTTTACAACGAAGCACTTACAATTGacaaaaataacagaaaagtGAATGccaaactatattttaataaggcaACAGTATGTGCCAAACTTAACCAAATCAAGGATGCTGCAGACGCTTGTACTGCAGCTCTTGATCTGGACTCAAACTACATTAAAGCGCTTTTACGTCGTGCCAAGTGTTACACAGAGCTTGGTGAATATGAAGAAGCTGTAAAAGACTATGAAAAGTTATACAAAATCGATAAAAGCaaggaaaataaacaactGTTACATGAAGCAAAAATCGCACTTAAAAAGTCAAAACGCAAGGATTATTACAAGATTCTTGGTGTTGAAAAAACAGCATCTGAGgatgacattaaaaaagcATATAG gAAGCGAGCTCTTGTCCATCACCCAGACAGACACGCGGGTGCTACAGATACGGAACGTCGTGAACAAGAGAAACGTTTTAAGGAAGTTGGTGAAGCTTATGGAGTCCTCAGTGACCCTAAAAAACGAGCCCGCTATGACCATGGACAAGACTTTGATGACGATGGCTCTGGTGTTGGTG ATATTGATCCAAATGTCGTATTCCAAACTTTCTTCCGCGGCGGCCAACCTTTTGATTTCCATAGTGGCAGCGGATTCACCGGTTCTGGCTTCAGTTTTCAATTTGGCTAA